The Trypanosoma brucei brucei TREU927 chromosome 9, whole genome shotgun sequence genome includes a window with the following:
- a CDS encoding monooxygenase, putative (Blast and PFAM similarity to monooxygenases and hydroxylases), with the protein MRVVIVGAGLSGLSLAAFLRRINIDCVVLEQSPFLRATYQPPYTLYANALSCFKAFELDDGFYTGDAISESHFGIQNERLQWLLRVRNRVVQLQALGQEDCVPLSTAPPANSDSTVSRRLAEELKQDLGCVPLRTTFSADYLRSILRKYVQEIRFNANVVDLRPHDGIKGGVHVVLDNGQTEWGDVVVGADGGHSTVRKLLYPDEYIGTSCRTLGMTQVDGYVELGDEPWPTGESPAEVWGKRRVLSCIPLQWDGRRHFAFSATLYDPPTEIVDVSKEMDPIELREVYRSLLRREFASFGGDITNTLSRAELAIPSELVEVPVMPRWYNKRAVLIGEAAHASLPSFLAQDASLCVEDAALLSTSLVDVPLCNDAGFEYAFRQFETVRRDRIEGYIRQSRRARRFTSLSHTWLRNGMLSVIPSLSLVWFQRWLANWSYSAQQLEVDPKIKMETAYRN; encoded by the coding sequence ATGCGTGTTGTCATCGTTGGTGCAGGTTTATCTGGTTTATCGCTCGCAGCTTTCCTGCGCCGTATCAATATCGATTGTGTAGTGCTTGAGCAGTCGCCGTTTTTACGGGCGACGTACCAGCCACCTTATACACTTTATGCTAACGCACTCAGTTGCTTTAAAGCATTCGAGTTGGATGACGGATTCTACACTGGTGATGCAATTTCCGAGAGCCACTTCGGTATACAGAACGAGCGCTTGCAATGGCTTTTGAGGGTACGAAATAGGGTGGTGCAACTACAGGCGCTTGGTCAAGAGGACTGTGTGCCACTTAGTACGGCCCCACCAGCTAACAGCGATTCAACCGTATCACGTCGCTTAGCTGAGGAACTAAAACAGGATCTTGGCTGTGTACCACTACGTACAACGTTTAGTGCGGATTATCTTCGAAGTATTTTACGCAAATACGTGCAGGAAATACGCTTCAATGCCAATGTAGTGGATCTGAGACCACATGATGGCATTAAGGGCGGCGTACACGTAGTACTTGATAATGGGCAAACCGAGTGGGGTGACGTGGTTGTTGGAGCCGACGGTGGACACAGTACAGTTCGTAAGTTACTTTACCCAGATGAGTACATTGGCACGAGCTGTCGAACACTGGGGATGACACAAGTGGACGGGTATGTGGAACTTGGCGACGAGCCGTGGCCTACAGGTGAGTCTCCCGCTGAGGTTTGGGGGAAGAGGCGCGTATTGTCTTGCATTCCTCTTCAGTGGGATGGAAGGAGACACTTTGCCTTCTCAGCCACGCTGTATGACCCTCCAACAGAAATTGTTGATGTGAGCAAAGAGATGGACCCCATTGAATTACGAGAGGTTTACCGCAGTTTGTTGCGGCGGGAATTCGCATCCTTTGGTGGTGATATAACGAATACACTTTCTCGTGCAGAATTGGCGATACCTTCCGAGCTTGTGGAAGTACCTGTGATGCCACGGTGGTACAACAAACGTGCTGTTCTTATTGGCGAGGCAGCTCATGCCTCATTGCCTTCCTTCTTGGCACAAGATGCCTCTCTCTGTGTGGAGGACGCCGCTTTGTTATCAACCTCTCTGGTTGACGTACCTTTATGCAATGACGCAGGGTTTGAGTACGCATTTAGGCAATTCGAAACAGTGCGGCGTGACCGCATTGAGGGGTATATTCGTCAGTCGCGGAGGGCTCGTCGCTTCACTTCACTCTCACATACGTGGCTGCGTAACGGAATGTTGAGTGTGATTCCCTCGCTAAGTTTGGTGTGGTTTCAGCGTTGGTTGGCTAACTGGTCATATAGTGCCCAGCAACTAGAAGTCGATCCTAAGATCAAGATGGAAACGGCGTACAGGAACTAA